Proteins encoded together in one Diabrotica undecimpunctata isolate CICGRU chromosome 3, icDiaUnde3, whole genome shotgun sequence window:
- the LOC140437535 gene encoding circadian clock-controlled protein daywake-like, protein MKWLFILSCIVFVESAKNLPSFVEVCPRDNKEAAECLQRNIKSLIPRLAKGIPELFVPPLGPLVLPSAEIASSKSFSSTLKDVKLYHLDNVIIHDLFLNFDTKSFGVDASFPSLGVEGDYKMNGKLLVLELNSEGKTRGNMTNLRANLTVFFDVVTLNGKEHLHITGTKEKLDIEKANFVFDDLFKGNEELTERATKILNENYRVLLDEFTPVFEKILSALTVNIVEQIYKRYPFDVIFPKKN, encoded by the exons CTTCCTTTGTCGAAGTATGTCCCCGTGATAATAAGGAGGCAGCAGAATGCTTACAACGAAACATAAAAAGCCTAATACCAAGGCTTGCTAAGGGAATACCTGAACTATTTGTACCTCCACTAGGGCCCCTTGTCTTACCATCAGCTGAAATAGCATCGAGTAAAAGTTTTTc GAGTACTTTAAAAGATGTTAAACTCTACCATTTAGACAACGTTATAATTCATGATTTGTTTCTGAATTTCGACACCAAATCATTTGGCGTAGATGCAAGTTTTCCGTCGTTAGGAGTTGAGGGTGATTACAAAATGAACGGAAAACTACTCGTACTTGAATTAAACAGCGAAGGAAAGACTCGGGGAAATATGA ctaatCTCAGGGCAAATCTAACTGTTTTCTTCGACGTAGTTACATTGAACGGCAAAGAACATCTTCATATTACAGGCACAAAGGAAAAACTGGATATAGAAAAAGCTAATTTTGTATTCGATGATCTATTTAAGGGCAATGAAGAGCTTACCGAACGTGCaactaaaattttaaatgaaaattacagAGTGCTTTTAGATGAGTTTACGCcagtatttgaaaaaatattatcTGCTCTGACCGTTAATATCGTAGAACAAATTTACAAAAGATATCCTTTTGATGTAATATTTCCAAAGAAAAATTAA